A single window of Ovis canadensis isolate MfBH-ARS-UI-01 breed Bighorn chromosome 17, ARS-UI_OviCan_v2, whole genome shotgun sequence DNA harbors:
- the ELMOD2 gene encoding ELMO domain-containing protein 2 has product MFIALWEFFYGHFFRFWMKWLLRQMTGKCELQRIFDTYVGAQRTHRIENSLTYSKNKVLQKATLVVQSEVDRCVEDIMKEKNINPEKDASFKICMKACLLQISGYKQLYLDVESLRKKPYDSDNLQHEKLLIKLWNLLMPTKKLKARISKQWADIGFQGDDPKTDFRGMGILGLINLVYFSENYTSEAHQILSRSNHPKLGYSYAIVGINLTEMAYSLLKSEALKFHLYNFVPGIPTMEHFHQFYCYLVYEFDKFWFEEKPESIMYFNVYREKFHEKIKGLLLDCNVSLTLKI; this is encoded by the exons atgtttattgcttTGTGGGAGTTCTTCTATGGGCACTTTTTTCGATTTTGGATGAAATGGCTCTTACGACAAATGACTGGAAAGTGTGAATTGCAGCGAATTTTTGACACCTATGTAGGTGCACAAAGGACGCACAGGATAG aAAATTCCTTGACATACTCTAAGAATAAG GTTTTACAGAAAGCTACACTTGTTGTTCAGAGTGAAGTGGACAGATGTGTAGAAGATAtaatgaaggaaaagaatattaaccCTGAGAAGGATGCCAG ttttaaaatctgCATGAAGGCATGCTTACTACAGATATCCGGTTACAAACAGCTCTATTTGGATGTAGAAAGTTTGAGAAAAAAGCCGTATGATTCTGATAACCTGCAACATGAAAAGCTGCTTATCAAG CTTTGGAATCTTCTAATGCCCACGAAAAAGTTGAAGGCTAGAATCTCCAAGCAGTGGGCTGACATTGGTTTCCAGGGTGATGATCCCAAAACAGACTTCAGAGGCATGGGCATACTTGGATTAATCAATCTTGT atatttcagtGAAAATTATACCAGTGAAGCTCATCAGATTCTTTCCCGTTCAAATCATCCAAAATTAGG GTATTCTTATGCAATAGTTGGAATCAATCTTACAGAGATGGCTTATAGCTTACTGAAGAGTGAAGCTTTGAAGTTTCACCTCTACAACTTTGTTCCTGGTATACCAACAATGGAACACTTTCACCAGTTTTATT gtTATCTTGTGTATGAATTTGACAAGTTTTGGTTCGAAGAAAAGCCAGAAAGCATTATGTATTTCAACGTGTACAGAGAGAAGTTTCATGAAAAGATTAAAGGACTCTTACTGGATTGTAATGTAtcacttactttaaaaatatga